GCTTGGCGGTTCGCGGGCGTTATAGTAGGCCGTCTCGCCGGGCGAGCGAAGCCCGTAGAGGAACTCCGGTTCGACGACGTCGATCAATACCGATCCACCCGCGGGAACGTCGTGTTCCGCGGTCCACTCCGTCAATCGATCGGTCGCGCCGCTCGGGTCACGAGCCAGGTCCGGCGTTTCGTAGATTCCCGGAATCGACAACGCATCGCCCGTGAGCGCGCGTTCGACTCGTGCGAACAGTTCGTCGCCGTCGAGAACGACGCGGACGACTTCGTCGGTCGGGAACGCCTCGCGATCCTCGGCCGGCACCTCGAGTTTGACGCCGGTCGCCGTCTCCGTACACGTCGAGCGGACCGTCTGCACCGAGGGATGGTCGCTCGCAATCCTATCAGTCATTGAAACGAATTGAAAAGGGGGATCGACGACTTACTCGTCGTCGCCGTCGCCTTCGCCTTCGGCGAGCAGTTCGTCGACGTCGGTACTGCCCCGCTCGACGATCGACGCGTTGATCTGTGCGACGGCGTCGGACACTTCGCGGCCTCGTACGGTGATTCGGCGGCGCTCGCCGTCACGGGACGGCTTGTAGCCCGTCTGCTCGCCTTTCATCAGGACTTCCTTCAGGTTCGCCCCCGCGACGTCTCGGTTGAGCGGGCGACCGGCCTCGTCGGAGCCGCCGGTGATCTCGAGCGTGTAGCCGTCGAGCCCGACCGCACCGCCGTCGACTTCCTCGCCGATCGACTTGCCGATAAAGCGGTTCGCGTCCTGTTCCTCCGCCTCGAGCTGGTGGGCCAACCCGGACTCCGGGTCGCCGACAACGACAGTGAAACTTGCCATGCCCGACGGAAGACGGCGGTCGGTCAAAAGATCATCGATCGGTCCCGAAATTTTGCTCTGCGGTCTATCCCGCTGACGGCAGCATAGCTGCCGCGCAGCGGGATGTCCCTCGGCAAAATTTCGATCAAAAGCACTCCTCCTTCCCCTCCAGCCGCGCGTTGCGCGGCTTCCGGGTCAGTCGTCGGCCCGCTCGCTCCCTTCGGTCGCTCGCGGTCGTACTGGGTGAGCGCCTGCCCTCCCCCGTTGAGCGGACGCAACGCGTCCGCGATGCTCGGAAGAGCGTGCTCTTCCGTAGGGTCCGACGGCTCTCGCGTTGCTCGAGCCGTCCTCCCGGCCGACCGACTCAGTATCGTTTCGGTGCGGTTCCGCTCGAACAGTCAAGTAGGTAGAACGCCTACGGGAAACCGTGTTCATCGATCCGGGGCGGCTCGAGATTCGCCTGCGCGAGGAGTTCGGCGGGACGATGGGGCAGTCGCGGGTCGTCGTTCGGCAGGCGGTCGATCTCGCGGATTCGGGCCAGTATCAAGCGGACGCGGGAGTGACCCTGACGAACGATCTGGTCATCGACGAGCTGTCGGACGCCCCCAACGGGGCCCCGCCGGACCGGTGGAACTGGTGGATCGGGTCGCTCGAGCTCGCGTACGGCGGCTACGACCGGTTCGGAATCAACCAGTACCGGAAATGACCCACCGGTTGGGATGGCAACACAAATTGTCTTCCGTGACGTAGGCCCGCCCGATGAGCGAGTTGTCGCGACCGATCTGGCCGGCGTATCCGCTCTCGGCGCTGGTCGCCGGCCTCGGCCACTGCTACCTCGGTCAGTGGAAGCGCGGCGGAATCTGGTTCGTCCTGTACGGCCTCGCGCTCGCGTTCCTGAGCGCGCGGTCGCTGTCCGGTGCCCTCGAGCCGGGCGATCCGTTCGTCGTGACGGCCCTGCAGTTCGATACAGTGAGCTATCCCGACGTGGCGGTCCCGCTCGCGATCCTGTCGATCTGTCTGCTCGACGTCTACCTCATCGGGTTGACCGAGCGGACCGCCGCTCGGACGACCGGCGCGGACGAACTGCGAAACGGCTCCTGACGCCGCTGCCGTGATCTGTCGACTTACCTGAAAACCAGCGAATCGTGACGGTCGCTACTACGGTCACGCGTAATTTTTGTGATCGTCCG
This portion of the Natrinema salinisoli genome encodes:
- a CDS encoding DUF7112 family protein, translating into MTDRIASDHPSVQTVRSTCTETATGVKLEVPAEDREAFPTDEVVRVVLDGDELFARVERALTGDALSIPGIYETPDLARDPSGATDRLTEWTAEHDVPAGGSVLIDVVEPEFLYGLRSPGETAYYNAREPPSDSLSDIAETLEDE
- a CDS encoding 30S ribosomal protein S6e, with the translated sequence MASFTVVVGDPESGLAHQLEAEEQDANRFIGKSIGEEVDGGAVGLDGYTLEITGGSDEAGRPLNRDVAGANLKEVLMKGEQTGYKPSRDGERRRITVRGREVSDAVAQINASIVERGSTDVDELLAEGEGDGDDE